The following are from one region of the Mesorhizobium sp. B4-1-4 genome:
- a CDS encoding response regulator has translation MQSHPHILVVDDDREIRTLLGRYLDGQGFRVSVAADRRECEQKLASGQFDLVVLDVMLPDGSGLDICRALRDRKPQIPVILLTALKEDVDRIIGLELGADDYLGKPFNPRELTARIRAVLRRATPEEAPAPRPRIYRFASYRLEPDTRKVTDARGELIDLTGAEFDLLQVFLDRPGRLLSRDQLLDLTQGRERDPLERSVDVLMSRLRRKFADAGDGPLFKTVRNGGYQLTARVEAVEAQA, from the coding sequence ATGCAGTCACATCCCCACATCCTCGTCGTTGACGACGACCGCGAGATCAGGACGCTTCTCGGCCGCTATCTCGACGGCCAGGGTTTCCGCGTCTCGGTGGCGGCGGACCGGCGCGAGTGCGAGCAGAAGCTGGCCTCCGGCCAGTTCGACCTCGTCGTGCTCGACGTCATGCTGCCGGACGGGTCGGGGCTCGATATCTGCCGCGCCTTGCGCGACCGCAAGCCGCAGATCCCGGTAATCCTGCTGACGGCGCTGAAGGAGGATGTGGACCGCATCATCGGCCTGGAACTCGGCGCCGACGACTATCTCGGCAAGCCCTTCAACCCGCGCGAACTCACCGCCCGCATCCGCGCCGTGCTGCGGCGCGCAACGCCCGAGGAAGCGCCAGCCCCCCGCCCGCGCATCTACCGCTTCGCCAGCTACCGGCTGGAGCCCGACACCCGCAAGGTGACGGATGCCCGAGGCGAGCTTATCGACCTCACCGGCGCGGAATTCGATCTCTTGCAGGTTTTCCTCGACCGCCCCGGCAGGTTGTTGTCGCGTGACCAGCTGCTCGATCTCACGCAAGGGCGCGAGCGTGATCCGCTGGAACGCTCGGTCGACGTGCTGATGAGCCGGCTGCGCCGCAAATTCGCCGATGCCGGCGACGGGCCGCTGTTCAAGACCGTTCGCAATGGCGGCTACCAGCTCACCGCGCGGGTCGAGGCGGTGGAGGCGCAGGCGTGA
- a CDS encoding ATP-binding protein: protein MNSLRRRLILLLVISIVGVVGLATAAVLSVRGGGPPPELTVPWVAQQMELVARLLPGPIPDVLRVQFAERPAGGKVDRAETAMLNDILHRRGLDLLAIISAKPDQPGQIASVQLPDSRWAIMQVPHLKPPGREWLVLAGWISLIVAGATAVSVYFTAVLIRPLEMLEAAVSKIGSDGMLAAVPEVGSAEVKATAHALNQLSSRLKTSMESRMRLVAAAGHDLRTPMTRMRLRAEFLDEERDKWLHDLDELDRIADSAIRLVREEVNQDAVEPIDLEKMVRDISAEMASLGHAVSIGHLDKVSIRAGALGLRRALRNLIVNAATHGKACTITLAITDRRAVLTIFDNGPGIPSDLINKAFEPFFRVDPGRQQSIPGAGLGLAIAKEIIERYGGTVTLENRTGGGLAQTVLFAAA from the coding sequence GTGAATTCGCTGCGCCGCCGCCTTATCCTGCTGCTGGTCATCTCGATCGTCGGCGTCGTCGGCCTGGCGACAGCGGCCGTGCTCAGCGTGCGCGGCGGCGGGCCGCCGCCAGAGCTGACCGTGCCGTGGGTCGCCCAGCAGATGGAGCTCGTCGCGCGGCTGCTGCCGGGGCCCATTCCGGACGTGCTGAGGGTGCAGTTCGCCGAGCGTCCGGCCGGCGGCAAGGTCGATCGTGCGGAAACGGCGATGCTCAACGACATCCTGCACCGCCGCGGCCTCGACTTGCTGGCCATCATCAGCGCGAAGCCGGACCAACCCGGCCAGATCGCATCGGTGCAACTGCCCGACAGCCGCTGGGCGATCATGCAGGTGCCGCACCTCAAGCCGCCCGGGCGCGAATGGCTGGTGCTGGCCGGCTGGATCTCGCTGATCGTGGCCGGCGCCACGGCCGTCTCGGTCTATTTCACCGCCGTGCTGATCCGGCCGCTGGAAATGCTGGAGGCCGCCGTCTCCAAGATCGGCAGCGACGGCATGCTGGCCGCGGTGCCGGAAGTCGGTTCGGCCGAGGTCAAGGCGACGGCGCACGCGCTTAACCAACTCTCGTCGCGGCTGAAGACATCAATGGAAAGCCGCATGCGGCTGGTGGCCGCCGCCGGCCATGATTTGCGCACGCCGATGACGCGCATGCGGCTGCGCGCAGAATTCCTCGACGAGGAGCGCGACAAATGGCTCCACGACCTCGACGAGCTCGACCGCATCGCCGACAGCGCCATCCGCCTGGTGCGCGAGGAGGTGAACCAGGATGCCGTCGAGCCGATCGACCTGGAGAAGATGGTGCGCGACATATCAGCCGAAATGGCCTCGCTCGGCCATGCCGTCTCGATCGGGCATCTGGACAAGGTCTCGATCCGCGCCGGCGCGCTCGGCCTGCGGCGCGCGCTGCGCAACCTGATCGTCAACGCCGCCACCCACGGCAAGGCCTGCACCATCACCCTTGCCATCACCGACAGGCGCGCGGTCCTGACTATTTTCGACAACGGCCCGGGCATTCCGTCCGACCTCATCAACAAGGCGTTCGAGCCCTTCTTCCGCGTCGACCCCGGCCGCCAGCAATCCATTCCCGGCGCCGGACTGGGCCTCGCCATCGCCAAGGAAATCATCGAGCGCTACGGCGGCACGGTCACGCTGGAGAACCGCACGGGCGGCGGACTGGCACAGACGGTGCTGTTCGCCGCGGCGTGA
- a CDS encoding sulfotransferase family protein produces the protein MSIKVIGTGFGRTGTDSMREALAILGFGPCHHMHEVMGNEEQKRMWRALAQGAAPDWNQLLSGYASCLDWPSAYYWRELIEFYPDARVILTYRSAESWWESFEKTIAAALKQSVDQESLGVALIARQVFGGRPGDRAHAIACYEANVRAVYARVAPERLLVHALGDGWEPLCSHLGVAIPDQDYPNRNATESFRSRFSLN, from the coding sequence ATGTCGATCAAGGTAATCGGAACTGGCTTCGGCCGAACGGGAACGGATTCAATGCGCGAGGCGCTGGCCATTCTCGGCTTCGGCCCCTGTCATCACATGCATGAAGTGATGGGCAACGAGGAGCAGAAACGGATGTGGCGTGCGCTGGCCCAAGGTGCCGCGCCGGACTGGAACCAGCTGCTCTCGGGATATGCCTCCTGTCTGGACTGGCCCTCGGCGTACTACTGGCGTGAACTGATCGAATTCTATCCGGATGCCAGGGTGATCCTGACCTACCGCTCGGCCGAAAGCTGGTGGGAGAGTTTCGAAAAAACGATCGCGGCGGCACTTAAGCAAAGCGTGGATCAGGAATCGCTGGGCGTTGCCCTGATCGCCAGGCAGGTGTTCGGCGGGCGGCCCGGCGATCGGGCGCATGCCATTGCCTGTTACGAGGCCAATGTCCGTGCGGTGTACGCCAGGGTTGCACCGGAGCGGCTGCTGGTCCATGCACTCGGCGATGGCTGGGAACCGCTGTGCAGCCATCTCGGCGTTGCGATACCGGATCAGGATTATCCCAACCGCAACGCCACCGAGAGCTTCAGGTCGAGATTTTCGCTGAACTGA
- the minE gene encoding cell division topological specificity factor MinE translates to MSILDLFKRRTSAPVARERLQVLLAYERRSRGQPDLVSVLREEILAVIAKHVQIDQDYIQVSMDRGETMSTLEIDIQIPNKSAVPLAMAG, encoded by the coding sequence ATGAGCATCCTCGACCTCTTCAAGCGGCGCACCAGCGCGCCGGTGGCGCGCGAGCGGCTGCAGGTGCTGCTCGCCTACGAGCGCCGCAGCCGTGGTCAGCCCGATCTCGTTTCGGTTCTGCGCGAAGAGATACTGGCTGTCATCGCCAAGCATGTGCAGATCGACCAGGACTACATCCAGGTCTCGATGGACCGCGGCGAAACCATGTCGACGCTGGAAATCGACATCCAGATCCCCAACAAGAGCGCCGTGCCACTGGCGATGGCGGGGTAA
- the minD gene encoding septum site-determining protein MinD, with translation MGKVVVVTSGKGGVGKTTSTAALGAAVAKTGKKVALVDFDVGLRNLDLIMGAERRVVFDLVNVIQGTAKLSQALIRDKRLETLYLLPASQTRDKDALTEEGVAEVIARLRQVFDYVFCDSPAGIERGAQLAMRFADEAVIVTNPEVSSVRDSDRIIGLLDARTMRAEQGEHIAKHVLVTRYDAARAARGEMLSIDDVLEILSVPLLGIIPESQDVLRASNLGAPVTLSEPTNAAAKAYLEAARRLEGEDLPVIVPFERKGFLDRLLGRRAA, from the coding sequence ATGGGCAAGGTAGTGGTGGTCACTTCGGGCAAGGGGGGCGTCGGCAAGACGACCTCGACGGCCGCACTCGGCGCTGCCGTGGCCAAGACCGGCAAGAAGGTGGCGCTGGTCGATTTCGACGTCGGCCTCAGGAACCTCGACCTCATCATGGGCGCCGAGCGGCGCGTGGTGTTCGACCTCGTCAACGTCATCCAGGGCACCGCCAAGCTGTCGCAGGCGCTGATCCGCGACAAGCGGCTGGAGACGCTCTATCTGCTGCCGGCCTCGCAGACGCGCGACAAGGACGCGCTGACCGAGGAGGGTGTGGCCGAAGTCATCGCCCGACTGCGCCAGGTGTTCGACTATGTGTTCTGCGACAGCCCGGCCGGCATCGAGCGTGGCGCGCAGCTCGCCATGCGCTTCGCCGACGAGGCGGTCATCGTCACAAACCCGGAAGTGTCGTCGGTGCGCGATTCCGACCGCATCATCGGCCTGCTCGACGCCCGCACCATGCGCGCCGAACAGGGCGAGCACATCGCCAAGCACGTGCTGGTCACGCGCTATGACGCGGCGCGCGCGGCGCGCGGCGAGATGCTGTCGATCGACGACGTGCTCGAGATCCTCTCGGTGCCGCTGCTCGGCATCATTCCCGAGAGCCAGGACGTGCTGAGAGCCTCCAACCTCGGCGCGCCGGTGACGCTCTCCGAACCCACCAACGCCGCCGCCAAGGCCTATCTCGAAGCGGCCCGGCGCCTGGAAGGCGAAGACCTGCCGGTGATCGTTCCCTTCGAGCGCAAGGGCTTCCTCGACCGGCTTCTCGGAAGGAGGGCCGCATGA
- the minC gene encoding septum site-determining protein MinC, which yields MTFAAPLEAKSIRFRARSFVAFTLTPEAPISDWLEGLDHWIGNSPGYFSGRPVVLDLNVLKPAVEDIALLVAALGARGIRVYAIEMEGASLGPDLPPLLAGAKEATAEGLLGRAARKARAEELEAAAAEAPARAEPSGQNAVHAEALQASKDEMADPALARLEAVRIEPARTAVARTEAATTDAAGTEAPRVGQGAVQMPPEPAAGTLMIKAPIRSGQSVFHPHGDVIVLGSVASGSEIVAGGSIHVYGTLRGRAIAGSEGNISARIFCRKNEAELLAVDGWYTTAEEMEGVSRGKAVQAFLENDALCVLPLG from the coding sequence GTGACCTTTGCCGCCCCCCTCGAGGCCAAATCCATTCGTTTCCGCGCCCGCTCCTTCGTCGCGTTCACGCTGACGCCGGAGGCGCCGATTTCTGATTGGCTGGAAGGGCTGGATCACTGGATCGGCAATTCGCCGGGCTATTTTTCCGGGCGGCCGGTGGTGCTCGATCTCAATGTGCTGAAGCCTGCCGTCGAGGACATCGCGCTGCTGGTCGCCGCGCTTGGGGCGCGCGGCATCCGTGTCTATGCCATCGAGATGGAGGGTGCTTCGCTCGGGCCTGACCTGCCGCCGCTGCTGGCCGGCGCCAAGGAGGCGACGGCGGAGGGGCTGCTTGGCCGGGCCGCGCGCAAGGCGCGGGCGGAAGAGCTGGAGGCGGCGGCCGCCGAGGCGCCGGCCCGGGCGGAACCGTCAGGGCAAAATGCGGTCCATGCTGAGGCCTTGCAGGCCTCGAAGGACGAGATGGCGGATCCCGCGCTGGCAAGGCTCGAAGCGGTCCGGATCGAACCGGCCCGGACGGCGGTGGCCCGGACGGAGGCGGCAACAACGGATGCGGCCGGGACCGAGGCTCCAAGGGTGGGGCAGGGTGCTGTCCAGATGCCCCCCGAACCCGCCGCTGGCACGCTGATGATCAAGGCGCCGATCCGTTCCGGACAGTCGGTCTTCCATCCGCACGGCGACGTCATCGTGCTTGGCTCGGTGGCGTCGGGTTCCGAGATCGTCGCCGGCGGCTCGATCCATGTCTACGGCACGCTGCGCGGCCGGGCGATCGCGGGCTCGGAAGGCAATATTTCGGCGCGCATCTTCTGCCGCAAGAACGAGGCGGAGCTGCTCGCGGTCGACGGCTGGTACACCACGGCCGAGGAGATGGAAGGGGTGTCGCGCGGCAAGGCGGTGCAGGCCTTCCTCGAAAACGATGCGCTGTGCGTGTTGCCGCTCGGCTGA
- a CDS encoding TetR/AcrR family transcriptional regulator, translated as MAKVDLARRAEIGREKRERTRTLILDAGMMLMGERPREAVTIDAVVEAAGVAKGTFYYHFQSIDELAAAVGEKLGESFDAVLTDARLALEDPLKRLSFAFAKFLEKAISDPNWARLVVQSSQSRAEYARGIRANLKADITQAIAQDRMSIRDAELAVDIVTGIWLQVTRGILDRGPRPELTQLTIEAVLRALGASRSDQQNAWKQWA; from the coding sequence ATGGCAAAGGTTGATTTGGCACGCAGAGCGGAGATCGGACGGGAGAAGCGGGAAAGAACACGTACGCTGATCTTGGATGCCGGGATGATGCTGATGGGAGAACGCCCTCGCGAGGCCGTTACGATCGATGCCGTGGTGGAGGCAGCCGGGGTCGCGAAGGGTACCTTCTACTACCATTTCCAGAGCATCGACGAACTGGCCGCGGCTGTAGGGGAGAAACTCGGCGAGAGCTTCGACGCGGTGCTGACGGATGCACGCCTCGCACTGGAGGATCCTCTCAAACGCCTGTCTTTCGCCTTCGCGAAGTTCCTGGAAAAGGCGATTTCGGACCCGAATTGGGCAAGGCTGGTCGTTCAGAGTTCTCAGTCGCGCGCCGAGTATGCGCGTGGTATTCGGGCGAATCTGAAGGCGGATATCACTCAGGCAATAGCCCAGGATCGAATGAGCATACGCGACGCGGAGCTCGCGGTGGACATCGTCACGGGTATATGGCTGCAGGTGACGCGAGGCATTCTCGATCGTGGCCCCCGGCCCGAATTGACGCAACTGACCATCGAGGCAGTGCTTCGGGCGCTCGGTGCATCGCGGTCGGACCAGCAGAACGCCTGGAAACAATGGGCATGA
- a CDS encoding patatin-like phospholipase family protein, producing MNVQSQHFKSRPLPFECIALVLQGGGALGAYQAGVYEALAEADIHPDWVAGVSIGSINAAIIAGNAPSERVSKLRAFWREITANPLLDWASTADALAPKGDLSRAIFNQFSAACAAIAGAPGFFSLRQPAPWLRPGGAIEGTSFYETTHLKSTLERLVDFDRINAGGMRFSAGAVNVCTGNFVYFDNQTHTIRPEHVMASGSLPPGFPAIEIEGEFYWDGGLISNTPLQWVAENGPRQDTLAFQVDLWSAQGDFPRNLADVATRQKEIQYSSRTRANTEQFKQQQRSRHALAGLLAKLPADLLGSDEATMLSSLADHKVYKLVHLIYRSRQYETHSKDYEFSRLSMEDHWQAGYHDAVRTLRQPEALGRPDNLEGVSTYDLAEDGHE from the coding sequence ATGAATGTTCAGTCCCAGCACTTCAAATCAAGGCCGCTGCCGTTCGAATGCATTGCCCTGGTGCTGCAAGGTGGAGGCGCGCTCGGGGCCTACCAAGCGGGAGTCTATGAAGCTCTTGCGGAAGCCGACATTCATCCGGACTGGGTTGCCGGCGTGTCCATCGGTTCCATCAACGCGGCAATCATTGCCGGTAACGCGCCTTCCGAACGGGTCTCAAAGCTGCGTGCGTTCTGGCGCGAGATCACGGCGAACCCTCTGCTCGACTGGGCTAGCACTGCAGATGCGCTGGCTCCCAAAGGCGACCTGTCCCGCGCGATCTTCAATCAGTTCAGCGCGGCTTGCGCGGCAATAGCCGGCGCGCCGGGCTTTTTCAGCCTCCGGCAACCCGCTCCCTGGCTCCGCCCGGGTGGAGCAATCGAGGGCACAAGTTTTTACGAAACCACCCACCTGAAGAGCACGCTTGAGCGGCTCGTCGACTTTGACCGGATCAACGCAGGCGGTATGCGTTTCAGCGCAGGCGCAGTCAACGTGTGCACGGGTAATTTCGTCTACTTCGACAATCAAACCCATACGATCCGTCCAGAGCACGTGATGGCCAGCGGCTCGCTCCCGCCAGGCTTCCCGGCCATTGAGATCGAGGGGGAATTCTACTGGGACGGCGGCCTCATCTCGAACACTCCGTTGCAATGGGTGGCCGAGAACGGGCCTCGGCAGGACACGCTCGCCTTCCAGGTGGACCTATGGAGCGCCCAGGGTGATTTTCCTCGCAATCTTGCCGACGTGGCGACCAGGCAGAAGGAAATCCAGTATTCCAGCCGCACGCGCGCCAACACCGAGCAGTTCAAGCAGCAGCAGCGGTCCCGGCACGCGCTTGCGGGCTTACTCGCAAAGCTTCCCGCCGACCTGCTCGGCAGCGATGAAGCCACCATGCTGAGCTCTCTTGCCGACCACAAGGTCTACAAATTGGTTCACCTGATCTATCGGTCCAGACAGTACGAGACGCACTCGAAGGATTACGAATTCTCCAGGCTGTCGATGGAGGACCATTGGCAAGCCGGTTACCACGACGCGGTGCGCACGCTGCGTCAGCCAGAGGCACTGGGCAGACCGGACAATCTGGAGGGAGTCAGCACGTACGATCTCGCCGAGGACGGACACGAGTAG
- a CDS encoding acetoacetate decarboxylase translates to MNQDTVRETAFAMPLTNPAYPVGPYRFRNREYLIITYRTDPRKLRELVPEPLDVPDPLVKFEFIRMPDSSGFGDYTESGQVIPVSFRGRHGSYTHCMFLDDHPPIAGGRELWGFPKKLASPTLRVETDTLVGTLDYGPVRVATATMGYKHRAAELASVRTSLSGPNFLLKIIPHVDGRPRICELVEYRLEDIDLKEAWHGPASLDLWSHALAPVAELPVLEVVSAMHIVADLTLPLGTVVHDYLADTKPLFGKGKTHAFAE, encoded by the coding sequence ATGAACCAAGACACTGTCAGGGAAACGGCCTTTGCCATGCCTCTGACCAACCCCGCCTATCCAGTCGGTCCATATCGTTTCCGAAATCGCGAGTATCTGATCATCACCTATCGGACGGATCCGAGGAAGTTGCGCGAGCTTGTGCCGGAGCCGCTTGATGTGCCCGACCCGTTGGTGAAGTTCGAGTTCATACGCATGCCCGACTCTTCGGGCTTTGGCGACTACACGGAAAGTGGACAGGTCATTCCTGTCTCCTTTCGCGGCCGCCATGGCAGCTACACCCATTGCATGTTTCTTGACGATCACCCGCCGATCGCAGGTGGCCGCGAACTGTGGGGTTTCCCGAAGAAGCTGGCCAGTCCCACGCTCCGCGTGGAGACCGATACTCTTGTGGGCACGCTCGACTACGGCCCGGTCCGCGTCGCCACCGCAACGATGGGCTACAAGCATCGGGCTGCCGAACTCGCATCCGTAAGGACCTCACTCAGCGGACCCAATTTCCTGCTTAAGATCATCCCCCATGTCGACGGCAGGCCGCGCATCTGTGAACTGGTCGAATACCGTTTGGAAGACATCGATCTCAAGGAAGCCTGGCACGGCCCGGCATCGCTCGATCTTTGGTCGCACGCGCTCGCCCCGGTGGCAGAGCTGCCGGTTCTGGAAGTGGTATCGGCGATGCACATCGTTGCCGATCTGACCCTGCCGCTCGGCACGGTCGTCCATGACTATCTTGCCGACACGAAGCCACTGTTTGGCAAAGGAAAAACCCATGCGTTCGCTGAATGA